The following nucleotide sequence is from Caldicellulosiruptor saccharolyticus DSM 8903.
GCTACCTTTGTCAACTACTCTGACACTGCTGCCAAGCATTTTCATTCTCTGCACATTATGATACTGCCTTTTTGCATCCTCTTCGCCCATGAATATCTCACATTCCATGCCAAAAAGTGCTGCAACTGTAGCTGTTGCAACACCGTGTTGACCTGCACCTGTTTCGGCAATGAGTCTTTTTTTGCCCATGTGCTTTGCTAAAAGTGCCTGGCCTATACAGTTGTTTATCTTATGAGCACCTGTGTGGTTCAGATCTTCTCTTTTTAGGTATATCTTGACACCAAGGTGTTTACTCAAATTTTTGGCCCAGTATAGGGGAGATGGTCTTCCCACATAATTTTTGAGATAAAACTCATATTCAGATTTAAAATTTTCATCTTCGATTAGTCTCACAAACTCTTTTTCTATTTCTAAAAGAGCCGGCATCAATGTTTCTGGTGCATACATGCCACCAAACCTGCCAAAATACCTATCCATTTTTAACTTCACCAACCTTGCATTTTGTTAATTTTTCCATGATAGTTTTCATTTTGTTAAAATCTTTAAATCCATTTGTCTCTATCCCTGAACTGACATCAACCCCAAGAGGATTGAGCGCAAGATATTTTTCAATATTTTCGGGTGTAATTCCCCCTGCAATGATAAAATCAAAATCGGCATTTTTTGCAAGCTTTATTATATCTACATCCTTTCCTTTTGGTCTGTCGAGAAGAATAAAGTCTGCTATGTCCTTATAAATTTTTGATCTTTCAATGTCATCCATATTTTCTACCTCAACAGCCTTAATAATCTTGAAACCCTGGCTTTTTAAGTATGTGATAAACTCGATACTTTCACTGCTATGTAGTTGTATAAAGTCAAGTTGTAAATCTTTGCTTATACTTAAAACTTCGCTGTAATTTTGGTTTTTAAAAACTCCAACCGATTTTATAGAAGGATTTTTCATAGCCAGCAGTCTTTTTGCAACGTCTTTTTCAACTTTCCTTGGACTGTTGGCAAAGATCAAACCTATCATAGTTGGCCTTAAGATGTTACAGTACTCAACATCTTCCTCTCTTCTTATGCCGCAAAACTTCACTATCATATTCTCTCACCAATTATCTCAACAGGATTTTGAGTCTTCATAAAAGATGTTCCTATAAGACAGCCATCCACACCCAAAGAACGGATATACTCAAAGTCTTCTCTTGATTTTATTCCACTTTCGCTTATAACTACTACATCTTTTGGAATATACTTTAAAAGCCTTTCCGTTTTTCTGATGTCAATTGTTAAATCATTCAAATTTCTGTTATTAATCCCTATCAATTTAGCCCCGCAATTTAAAGCTTTTTCAATCTCATATTCGTTTTCAACTTCAACAAGAGGAACAATGTCAAGAATCTCTAACACCTTTATAAAAATGCTGAGCTGCTTATTACCCAAGGCTTTTGTGATAAGCAAAGCGGCATCTGCACCTATCATCTTTGTCTGGTACAGCTGCCATATGTCGATGATGAAATCCTTCCTCAAAACAGGGAGAGAAGTAACACTTCTTACATCCATTAAGTCCTGTTCAGAACCTTTAAAAAAGTTCTTTTCTGTCAGCACAGATATTGCAAAAAATCCTAAGCTCTCGTAAAGCTTTGCAATTCCTTTGACATCAACGTTTTCAGAAATTATACCTTCAGATGGAGATGCACGCTTTATTTCACCAATGATACAAAAATTCTCTTTTTTAAAGATATTCCCGAACTTGTTCTCACAAGATGTAGAAGTGCATTTTTCAATAGCTAATTTTTTCATTTTTTCAACTGGAACTAATTGTTTGCACTTTTCGACTTCT
It contains:
- the trpC gene encoding indole-3-glycerol phosphate synthase TrpC is translated as MSVLEKILEVKKKEVEKCKQLVPVEKMKKLAIEKCTSTSCENKFGNIFKKENFCIIGEIKRASPSEGIISENVDVKGIAKLYESLGFFAISVLTEKNFFKGSEQDLMDVRSVTSLPVLRKDFIIDIWQLYQTKMIGADAALLITKALGNKQLSIFIKVLEILDIVPLVEVENEYEIEKALNCGAKLIGINNRNLNDLTIDIRKTERLLKYIPKDVVVISESGIKSREDFEYIRSLGVDGCLIGTSFMKTQNPVEIIGERI
- a CDS encoding phosphoribosylanthranilate isomerase produces the protein MIVKFCGIRREEDVEYCNILRPTMIGLIFANSPRKVEKDVAKRLLAMKNPSIKSVGVFKNQNYSEVLSISKDLQLDFIQLHSSESIEFITYLKSQGFKIIKAVEVENMDDIERSKIYKDIADFILLDRPKGKDVDIIKLAKNADFDFIIAGGITPENIEKYLALNPLGVDVSSGIETNGFKDFNKMKTIMEKLTKCKVGEVKNG